A stretch of the Sulfolobus acidocaldarius SUSAZ genome encodes the following:
- a CDS encoding RNA polymerase Rpo13 subunit HTH domain protein has product MSEDDSKKEPEPEETEAELKHEEISREEDDEGGEFSTVTISDIEMLLKDTEIWDKLLRNELSIEEAKKMFDDVARSYSKADKKKRRVEKKPKKGKVTKKSDEEEE; this is encoded by the coding sequence ATGTCTGAGGACGATTCTAAAAAGGAGCCTGAGCCGGAAGAAACTGAGGCAGAATTAAAGCACGAAGAAATTAGCAGAGAAGAGGATGATGAGGGGGGAGAGTTTTCTACAGTCACTATTTCAGATATTGAGATGTTACTAAAAGATACAGAAATATGGGACAAACTATTAAGGAACGAATTAAGTATCGAGGAAGCTAAAAAAATGTTTGATGACGTAGCTAGATCGTACTCAAAAGCCGATAAGAAGAAAAGAAGAGTAGAGAAAAAGCCTAAAAAAGGAAAAGTGACTAAGAAATCTGATGAGGAAGAAGAATGA
- a CDS encoding DNA polymerase encodes MIKAIYGSAKDFYDIIQGVSNVTDSITLYFTEEEVISRYLTEDKTLMVLLKISKEYMEEYIIEKPLGIKIQLNELKKVLNKAKSKSAVINIEETDAGMKITVRDEKTGLKSSIYLKGEKITNIENIVEPKVGLTISFTCSGNIIKNVVDEASSISEQIQIEGNDNQIIFSTEESGRGYKAYLVMDKPLKGLEIQSSGKSSYGVEVLKTALRASAFSENLTVRFGNNIPMKIEAPVQSGGQLIFWIAPRLS; translated from the coding sequence ATGATTAAAGCAATATATGGCAGTGCTAAAGATTTTTATGATATTATTCAAGGCGTATCTAATGTAACCGATTCTATAACTTTATACTTTACCGAAGAGGAAGTAATATCAAGATACTTAACTGAAGATAAAACATTGATGGTTTTACTTAAAATATCCAAGGAGTACATGGAAGAATATATTATAGAAAAACCACTAGGGATAAAAATACAGTTAAATGAATTGAAGAAAGTTCTTAATAAAGCTAAGAGTAAGAGCGCAGTAATAAATATAGAGGAGACAGATGCTGGGATGAAGATAACAGTAAGAGACGAAAAAACTGGACTTAAGAGTTCTATTTACCTCAAGGGCGAGAAAATAACTAATATAGAAAATATAGTTGAACCAAAAGTTGGCTTAACTATATCTTTTACTTGCAGTGGAAATATAATAAAAAATGTTGTGGATGAAGCCAGCAGTATAAGTGAGCAGATTCAGATTGAAGGTAATGATAACCAAATAATCTTTAGCACAGAAGAAAGTGGAAGAGGATACAAAGCTTATTTGGTAATGGATAAGCCTCTAAAGGGGCTTGAAATACAATCAAGTGGAAAATCATCATATGGTGTTGAGGTACTAAAAACTGCACTTAGGGCTTCTGCATTCTCTGAAAACTTAACAGTTAGATTTGGAAATAATATTCCGATGAAAATAGAAGCTCCAGTGCAGTCTGGTGGTCAGCTTATATTTTGGATAGCACCCAGATTATCGTAG
- a CDS encoding N-ethylammeline chlorohydrolase — protein MNVGAAFLGSEFDYVEKVNVEISDGIISHIGHGYDTNAKDFRNFILFPPLVNSHTHTADYSFPEYGIRQSIKEVVGDPLSQKYTYFKSIDPSIIRNGIENFIIDSQKFGVLAIVDFREQGINGAKLVSELRRRNDIKYIILGRLDFFDTYELNELSKITDGYGLPSISSNSKQELLEIFNAFSTKIRAVHISETLKQYLLDDFRYITESYKPNLLIHATHFKYPDFRELGTSVVFCPRSNMWFGVGVPRIVDAINANINILFGTDNAGLLSPNLWLDLELGLLITRIQEPMSDYSKEILRGATYNAYKQFNLNWGIEEGKEAKFVLISGNTIFNAVNKHIAIIKRASGNLIYDNLGAIQNIS, from the coding sequence ATAAATGTAGGTGCTGCTTTTTTAGGGTCTGAATTTGATTACGTTGAAAAGGTAAACGTTGAAATTTCTGATGGAATAATATCTCACATAGGTCACGGATATGACACTAATGCAAAAGATTTTAGAAATTTCATTCTATTTCCCCCATTAGTAAACTCACATACACATACAGCCGATTATTCATTCCCTGAGTACGGTATTAGACAAAGCATTAAGGAAGTCGTAGGTGACCCATTAAGTCAAAAATACACTTATTTTAAGTCAATAGATCCAAGTATTATACGCAATGGCATAGAGAATTTTATAATAGATTCACAGAAGTTTGGTGTCTTAGCAATAGTAGATTTTAGAGAACAAGGTATAAATGGTGCCAAATTGGTCAGTGAGCTCAGAAGACGAAATGATATTAAGTACATTATCTTAGGAAGATTGGATTTCTTTGATACTTATGAATTGAATGAGTTGTCTAAAATTACAGACGGCTATGGACTCCCTTCAATTTCCTCAAATAGTAAACAGGAATTACTTGAGATTTTTAATGCTTTTTCAACCAAGATAAGAGCAGTTCATATTTCTGAGACCTTAAAACAGTATCTTTTGGATGACTTTAGATACATCACTGAATCCTATAAGCCTAATCTCTTAATTCATGCAACTCATTTTAAATATCCTGACTTTCGGGAATTAGGAACGTCAGTGGTATTTTGCCCAAGGAGCAACATGTGGTTTGGTGTGGGAGTTCCTAGAATAGTAGACGCAATAAATGCAAACATAAATATCCTTTTTGGTACAGATAATGCAGGTCTCCTTTCTCCAAACTTATGGCTAGACCTAGAATTAGGTCTATTAATAACTAGGATTCAAGAACCAATGTCCGATTATTCAAAAGAAATTTTGAGAGGAGCTACATATAATGCGTATAAACAATTTAACTTAAATTGGGGTATAGAAGAGGGAAAAGAAGCGAAGTTTGTACTTATAAGTGGAAATACAATATTTAATGCTGTAAACAAACATATTGCTATTATTAAGAGAGCTTCTGGTAATCTCATCTACGATAATCTGGGTGCTATCCAAAATATAAGCTGA
- a CDS encoding GTP cyclohydrolase, with product MKTIILDLVGYKEWTESLGCDREWRIQAFQHYFASILYSKLAEVNAFPIPIRYDSYIVLVDGVKEKEVLHVIREVSEKYSPTKMQICKGYGETIYESIFNCVDTLDDKPDDKIVVAHYDINGITRLDKRTAMQEIEELKGNVFSLSEKVGGIAYYFGGDNVGLFASKKDLDSMLTITNLYDNVKTGIGIAENPRKALMKATTALEYVRKNREIKWKILE from the coding sequence ATGAAAACTATAATATTAGATTTAGTGGGATATAAGGAATGGACAGAAAGTCTGGGATGCGATAGGGAATGGAGAATACAAGCTTTTCAGCATTATTTTGCATCCATTCTATATAGTAAATTAGCTGAGGTTAATGCTTTCCCCATACCAATTAGATATGACTCTTACATTGTATTAGTGGATGGTGTAAAGGAGAAGGAAGTGCTTCATGTAATTAGAGAAGTGAGTGAAAAATATTCACCAACGAAAATGCAAATTTGTAAAGGATATGGTGAAACAATCTATGAATCAATATTCAATTGCGTAGATACATTAGATGATAAGCCTGATGATAAAATAGTTGTAGCACATTATGATATCAATGGTATAACAAGATTAGATAAAAGAACAGCTATGCAAGAAATTGAAGAACTAAAGGGTAATGTATTTTCTTTGTCGGAAAAAGTTGGCGGGATAGCTTATTATTTTGGTGGAGATAATGTAGGTCTCTTTGCCAGCAAGAAAGATTTAGATTCAATGCTTACTATTACTAATTTATATGATAACGTAAAGACTGGAATTGGAATAGCAGAGAATCCCAGAAAAGCCTTAATGAAAGCAACTACTGCATTGGAATACGTAAGAAAAAATAGGGAAATAAAATGGAAAATTTTAGAATAA
- a CDS encoding 6,7-dimethyl-8-ribityllumazine synthase, translating into MQDQLKINLGIVVSEFNYDITSLMLQRALSHAEFLGVTVKVVVKVPGSYDMAVIVKELLKRDEIDGVVTLGAVIKGETKHDEIVATQTARKLMDLSVEYGKPVTLGIIGHGVTHEQAVERIEEYSMRAVESAVKLIKRLKKLREIDLTKETNVSIE; encoded by the coding sequence ATGCAGGACCAATTGAAGATTAATTTAGGTATAGTAGTAAGTGAATTTAATTATGATATAACATCTTTAATGTTGCAGAGAGCCTTATCTCATGCAGAGTTTCTTGGAGTTACAGTGAAAGTCGTAGTGAAAGTTCCTGGAAGCTATGATATGGCTGTAATAGTTAAAGAACTGCTAAAGAGAGATGAAATAGACGGAGTAGTAACTTTAGGAGCTGTAATTAAAGGTGAAACTAAACACGATGAAATAGTTGCAACGCAGACTGCAAGAAAACTAATGGATTTATCAGTAGAATATGGTAAACCTGTCACTTTAGGAATAATAGGGCATGGAGTTACCCATGAGCAGGCTGTTGAAAGAATAGAAGAATACTCCATGAGGGCAGTAGAAAGCGCTGTTAAATTAATTAAAAGATTAAAAAAGCTAAGAGAAATAGACCTTACAAAGGAAACTAACGTGAGCATAGAATGA
- a CDS encoding riboflavin synthase (catalyzes the formation of riboflavin and 4-(1-D-ribitylamino)-5-amino-2,6-dihydroxypyrimidine from 6,7-dimethyl-8-(1-D-ribityl)lumazine) yields MRRKYGVADTTFSRIDMGAIAIKTITKEDPEAEIVRYTVPGIKDLPVAAKRLLDSGCEGVITLGWVGKSMLDKYSYLAASIGLITTQIITSKHVIDVTIHEDEAEDEEQLKNIAIDRVTKHSINLVKLIRDGKNSLTPFAGKGLRQGYGNAGPIED; encoded by the coding sequence ATGAGGAGAAAATATGGCGTAGCAGATACTACATTTTCTAGAATAGATATGGGCGCAATTGCAATTAAGACTATTACAAAGGAAGACCCTGAAGCAGAAATAGTAAGATATACGGTACCAGGAATCAAAGATTTACCTGTCGCTGCAAAGAGATTACTGGATAGCGGCTGTGAGGGGGTAATTACACTTGGGTGGGTTGGAAAAAGTATGTTAGATAAATATAGTTATTTAGCAGCAAGTATAGGTTTGATAACAACTCAAATAATTACAAGTAAGCACGTAATAGACGTTACAATCCATGAAGATGAAGCCGAGGACGAGGAGCAACTTAAAAATATAGCAATAGACAGAGTAACCAAGCACTCAATAAACTTAGTTAAGTTAATAAGAGATGGTAAAAATTCACTAACACCTTTTGCAGGAAAAGGTTTAAGACAGGGTTATGGAAATGCAGGACCAATTGAAGATTAA
- a CDS encoding 3,4-dihydroxy-2-butanone 4-phosphate synthase (catalyzes the formation of 3,4-dihydroxy 2-butanone 4-phosphate from ribulose 5-phosphate) — protein sequence MLDRITLRRHLEQGLPILIYDFDGREEETDMVFYGEKVTWKVINTLRTQAGGLICYVTSKDIGQQIGITFISEIIKNNYPKLYKRPKYGDEPAFSLWVNHIDTKTGISDEDRAKTIRELHTVIELIENNNIDEAIQKFYNEFYSPGHVPILLSRGLSTRKGHTELTMALFSYLGLKKSAIIAEMLDNNISLSKEKSLIYSRNNGFPLIDGKEIIKEVVGL from the coding sequence ATGCTGGATAGGATCACTTTAAGAAGGCATTTAGAGCAAGGTCTTCCTATTTTAATATATGATTTTGATGGAAGAGAAGAGGAAACAGATATGGTTTTCTACGGAGAGAAAGTGACATGGAAAGTAATTAATACTCTAAGGACACAGGCAGGCGGATTAATATGTTATGTCACCAGCAAGGATATAGGACAACAGATCGGCATTACTTTTATCTCCGAAATAATAAAAAATAATTATCCAAAACTTTACAAAAGACCAAAATATGGGGATGAGCCGGCATTCTCGTTATGGGTAAACCACATCGATACAAAGACAGGAATAAGTGATGAAGATAGGGCTAAAACTATAAGAGAATTACATACAGTCATAGAATTAATTGAGAATAATAACATAGATGAAGCAATTCAAAAATTCTACAATGAATTTTATTCACCAGGTCATGTACCAATTTTACTTTCTAGGGGTTTATCGACAAGAAAAGGACATACTGAACTGACAATGGCTTTATTCAGTTATTTAGGATTAAAGAAAAGCGCTATAATAGCAGAGATGCTAGATAACAATATAAGTTTATCGAAAGAAAAATCGCTCATTTATTCCCGAAATAATGGGTTTCCTTTGATAGATGGGAAAGAGATTATTAAGGAGGTGGTAGGACTATGA
- a CDS encoding membrane protein, whose translation MSNQNQPYNPYNWKMILLSQTSIVIISFVLSLYSKYFLPVYIAYLIIYFIIMTTLMARSNPMLSERKYLSEIVNARTILEEKKAGELIQNDEEYIKKFQAITSANLKSFGIMFVYLIVILIFYNFVVLRYVSNVTQIQKLIVFLVYSEALFLFGMFVNRRIMRVQMMEIMAPFTYKITEKGIVSTDRSAVFLHSRHLVNASILENRDKKYVEISPTTLKLPYKLRLYSNDIDRILDAINRVKRLELKRQQSSSS comes from the coding sequence ATGTCTAATCAAAATCAGCCTTACAATCCATACAACTGGAAAATGATTTTACTATCACAAACTTCTATAGTTATAATATCTTTTGTACTGTCTCTTTATTCGAAATATTTCTTGCCAGTGTATATTGCATATTTGATAATTTACTTCATAATAATGACTACTTTAATGGCTAGAAGTAATCCTATGCTATCTGAGAGGAAATACCTTTCAGAGATAGTTAATGCACGAACTATACTTGAGGAGAAGAAGGCTGGTGAGTTAATACAAAATGATGAGGAGTATATTAAAAAGTTCCAAGCAATAACTAGTGCTAATCTAAAATCATTTGGAATAATGTTTGTTTACTTGATAGTCATACTAATATTCTATAATTTTGTAGTTCTCAGATATGTTAGTAATGTGACGCAGATACAAAAATTGATAGTATTCCTAGTCTATTCAGAAGCATTATTCCTATTTGGTATGTTTGTTAACAGAAGAATAATGAGGGTTCAAATGATGGAAATAATGGCACCATTTACATACAAGATAACTGAAAAAGGTATAGTTTCAACTGATAGAAGTGCAGTATTTTTACACTCTAGACATCTCGTAAATGCATCTATATTAGAGAACAGGGATAAGAAGTACGTTGAAATATCTCCTACTACTCTAAAACTTCCATATAAATTAAGACTATATAGTAATGATATAGATAGGATATTGGACGCAATAAACAGAGTAAAGAGATTAGAGTTAAAAAGACAACAATCTTCTAGTTCTTGA
- a CDS encoding cobyrinic acid A,C-diamide synthase, whose translation MRFPRIIISSDRSNSGKTLVTAGLIKVLSNRYKVRGYKVGPDFIDPMYHKIASGHPVINLDLWLMGESGVYSSLTKYGKHFDVGIIEGVMGLYDGLYEDYSTYKLSELTHTPLILVINCSNLSSTVGAIVKGLKEYRNANVRGVIFNYIASEKHLDYCKKSIPENVEVLGYLPIDKSLSIPSRHLGLYTTEDFKNAKDVINATANLIEMNVDVDKIVEIAEEANELQDSNEIEERNIVGKAYVAYDSAFSFYYNENIDILKKRYDVEFFSPLNNDAPADQPSFIYIGGGYPELHLEELENSTRTKDWIKRNVEKGVKLLAECGGFMFLSNEIINEKSYRMIGLYDIQIKAKDKLTIGYTELETEKDNLLSINGESIRGHEFHVSKAISVGDVNFAFKNKHGKGIWNGKDGVYVENSLGSYSHFHFSRTRRLLSF comes from the coding sequence ATGAGGTTTCCCCGTATTATTATTTCCTCTGATAGAAGTAACTCAGGTAAAACGTTAGTTACAGCCGGGCTAATCAAAGTATTATCGAATAGATATAAGGTAAGAGGATATAAAGTAGGTCCAGATTTTATCGACCCTATGTATCATAAAATAGCTAGTGGACACCCAGTGATAAACCTAGATTTATGGTTAATGGGAGAATCAGGGGTATATTCAAGTCTCACAAAATATGGTAAGCACTTTGACGTTGGAATCATAGAAGGAGTAATGGGTCTTTATGATGGATTATACGAAGATTATAGTACATATAAATTATCTGAATTGACTCATACACCTCTGATCCTTGTGATCAACTGTAGCAATCTATCTTCTACAGTTGGAGCTATAGTTAAAGGATTGAAAGAATACAGAAACGCTAACGTGAGAGGTGTAATATTCAACTACATTGCGTCTGAGAAACATTTAGACTACTGCAAAAAATCGATACCTGAAAACGTTGAAGTACTTGGGTATCTCCCTATAGATAAGAGTCTTTCTATACCCAGTAGACATCTAGGTCTTTATACCACGGAGGATTTTAAGAACGCAAAGGATGTCATTAATGCAACAGCTAACTTGATTGAAATGAATGTAGATGTTGACAAAATAGTGGAAATTGCAGAGGAAGCAAATGAACTACAGGACTCAAATGAAATTGAGGAACGAAATATAGTAGGTAAGGCTTATGTGGCGTATGATTCAGCGTTCTCGTTTTATTATAACGAGAATATAGATATTTTAAAAAAGAGGTATGACGTGGAATTCTTTAGTCCACTTAATAATGATGCCCCAGCTGACCAACCCTCCTTTATTTACATAGGTGGTGGATATCCAGAGTTACATTTAGAGGAACTCGAAAATTCTACTAGAACTAAGGATTGGATAAAGAGAAACGTGGAGAAAGGAGTAAAGCTTTTAGCGGAATGTGGTGGATTCATGTTTTTGTCAAACGAAATAATAAATGAAAAAAGTTACAGAATGATAGGACTATACGATATACAGATAAAGGCAAAGGATAAACTGACTATTGGCTATACCGAACTTGAGACGGAAAAGGATAACTTACTTTCCATCAATGGAGAAAGTATAAGAGGACATGAATTTCATGTATCGAAAGCTATAAGTGTTGGAGATGTAAATTTTGCCTTCAAAAATAAACATGGAAAGGGCATATGGAATGGAAAAGATGGAGTTTACGTGGAGAATAGTTTAGGATCTTACTCACACTTCCACTTTTCAAGAACTAGAAGATTGTTGTCTTTTTAA
- a CDS encoding DNA polymerase: MRIVYDDVRDLKNIVETLTKFIDEGLFEIGQDGIRLVAVDKAHVSLINIELYKELFKEYEVEDEFKFGFNSQYLAKILSVAKRKEEISIESDSPERVKITLGGALNRVFIINNIQVSPPEVPEVNLEFEVKASLSSKAFKTTINEISAVTDTVDIIAVEDRVILKGEGKEGSQIENEFSKDTGAISDMEFKNEAESPYDVNYLSDILSLTNLSDYTSLAFSTKKPLELEFNMEGGGKVTYLLAPKLS, from the coding sequence ATGCGTATAGTTTATGATGACGTAAGAGACTTGAAAAACATAGTGGAGACTTTGACTAAGTTTATAGATGAGGGTTTGTTTGAAATAGGTCAAGACGGCATAAGACTAGTGGCTGTAGACAAGGCGCATGTATCCTTAATTAATATTGAATTGTATAAAGAACTATTCAAGGAGTATGAAGTAGAAGACGAATTTAAATTTGGTTTTAACAGCCAGTACTTAGCTAAAATTTTGAGTGTCGCCAAAAGAAAAGAGGAAATTTCAATAGAGTCTGATTCTCCTGAAAGGGTTAAAATAACATTAGGCGGTGCCTTAAATAGAGTGTTTATAATAAATAATATTCAGGTATCCCCGCCCGAGGTTCCTGAAGTTAATTTAGAATTTGAAGTTAAAGCCTCATTATCATCAAAAGCGTTTAAGACTACAATTAACGAGATATCTGCAGTAACAGATACAGTGGATATTATTGCAGTGGAGGATAGAGTTATTTTGAAAGGGGAGGGAAAGGAGGGTAGTCAAATAGAAAATGAATTTAGCAAGGATACTGGAGCTATTTCTGATATGGAGTTTAAGAATGAGGCTGAGTCTCCATATGATGTAAATTACCTCAGTGATATCTTATCTTTGACAAATCTTTCAGATTATACTAGCTTAGCATTCTCTACCAAGAAGCCTTTAGAATTGGAATTTAATATGGAAGGAGGAGGGAAAGTTACTTATTTACTTGCACCCAAACTATCCTGA